AAGAGCGGACCTGAGGGTCTCCTAGAACAAGGGGACAAGCTAGtcacttttctttgtttccttttttgtgaAAGGGAAAGGAGGTGAACAGGCAGAGCGGCAGTATGTGGACCAGTTTGGATTTGATGTAGTGACATGCTGCGGATACCTCCCCCAGGTGAGTGGCACAGAGTTCACTGAATTTTTAAGAAGTTGACATGAATTAAATAATATTAGAGTAAGATGGAAAATcagacagaagaaacagcaagttaGGATGCTGGTCTTCAAGGAGGGGTTAAAAGCTAGAAAAtttgtagttttcattttattttgcttatttttatttatttatttatttattttatttatgtatttatttttgaaacagggtctcactttgtaaccttgacagacctggaactcagtgtgtagaccagatggcctcaaactcagggatgggcctgtttctgcctcctaatTCCTGGTATtgaaagtgtgtgccaccatgcccaacttatttttaaagatttatttatttattttttaaattaagatttatttatttattatatgtaagtacactgtagctgtcttcagacactccagaagagggagtcagatcttgttacggatggttgtgagccaccatgtggttgctgggattcgaactccggacctttggaagagcagtcgggtgctcttacccactgagccatctcaccagccccttaaagatttattttaatttgtgcacacacacacacatacacacacacacacacacacacacacacacacacacacacgtatgcgtATGTGTGGGTGCCTGCTGGTGCCAGAGGAAGGaattagatcctctggagctgtcatcacaggtggctgtgagctgcctgtcaTGGGTGccgggtcctctacaagagcaacccTCTTAACTGCTGTCTCATCACTTAGATATTGTAAGTAATGTGGAGATGATTTACGTATATGGCAGGAGTGTGGGGGTTCCATGTAAACTACAgtgttttatttaagaatttgaACATCTGAGGACTTCTCTCTGAGTGGAGGTGTTGGGTCCATTCAAAGGGAGCACAGGTATTACACCTCCTTTCATGTTTATGGTTTTAGGTCTGTTCCCCTGGGAGTTTCTGTGTAGAGGGTATCGCCTGACTCCCAGCAGATATAAAGTAGATAAGGGTGACAGTTGTGATGGCTAGTTTTCATTGTCACCTCgatacaatctagaatcacctgggaagctggcatggtggcatatgccttgagtcccagcactcaggaggcagaggcaggtgcatctctgtgaatctgaggccaacctggtctacatagtaagttccagaacaagcagggctacacagagaacccctatcttaaaaaacaaaacaagcaaaaatatctGCCTAGACTCACCTGGGAAGAAAGTCATAGTGAGGAATTACCTGAATTGGGTTGTCCTCTGGGCATACCTGAGATTTCCCATGAAAGATTTCCTTACTTGGGTTAATTGGTGTGTGAAGACCCACCCAGATTTGGGCAGTTCTGTTCCTTAACTCTGGATGGGAGTAGCTGTTTTTAGTAACTGCCTACGTTGTCCTTCCTGAAATGATGAACTATAACCTGGAactgtaagattaaaaaaaaacacaaaaccctaGGTTGGTTTTTATCACAATAACAGGAAGGCTCTTTGCCAAGACTAGTGAACACAGAATCTAGAAACTTCTAGATGTTTTATGGTGGGCACAGGGGCCATAGATTTAGGAATGTGTAGGAGGTTATATGTAAACCTGCCTCGTATGGGGTTTTCAGGTCCcatgtgtgtagcatgtgtgtcAGCTGGCATTGCCCTTCCTCTCTTGCCTGTAACTCATGCCGCATGTGTGTTCACGTGCagatgtatgcacatgcacatgtgtgcttatgtgcatggTGCTTTGTCCTCCTGCTCTGAGCTGATTTACTCTCACATACCTACCTTCCCTCCTGGGTGGGAAACACCTGTGGCCTGGACGTCCTTCCTTGGGAGTTCTTTTGAAAGAGGCTCCATGTGACTTTTTTCCTCACTCCCAGGACAAGGTAAAATGAGAGAGCTGCTGGAAGATGATTGGAAACAAGCCATGAGATCCAGAGGGTCAGCCAGCTCCCGCCTTTATCCCACAGTTGTTCTAATTAAATTGCTTTGCTTGTGGTCACCTGGCACACCCTGCTTACGATTCCTCCTGGGACACAGGACCTGACCTCATGTTACCTCGTCATCCCTCATCTCTTTAACCTCCTGTGGCTGTTGCCCCTCTTCATGCTTCCTGCAGCCTATTCTACTTTGGGATTTCTGGGCACTTAAGCCTCCTTCAGTTCTGATGTTTTCTGATAAAGTCTGCTTTCTCCTTTACTGTCACTGGTGCAGGTAAATGACTGGCAGAAGGATTGGGTCGAATTCTATGCCAGGCAGCGCATTCAACCCCAGATGGACATGGTGGAGAAGAAGTCTGGGGACCGGGAAGCTCTTGAGCTGTGGTCTGCTCTGCAGGTGAGCAGGGCCCCTGCTACATGGCCAGCATTAACAGTATGCCCCTCTGAGCCCTGATAGACAGGAGGTGCCAAGGCCAGGATGGCATCTGAGCCTACTTCTGATAGGAAGCACAGTGCTTGTCAGCATCCCCATCTCTCTCCAAGTCAGGCATTCTTGAGTGCCTGCTCAGATATGTGCAGCGGCACTTAGGAAAGTGCCTACGCCTCCGTATGATTGGCCATGTTGCTTAAGGCTCCATCTTCTTCCCTGCAGTTGAAGATTCCTGACCTGTTCCATGATCTGGAAATTGTGCCCGCCTTACTTCATGGAGACCTCTGGGGAGGGAATGTAGCAGAAGATTCCTCTGGACCCATCATTTTTGATCCAGCATCCTTCTATGGCCACTCAGAATATGAGCTGGCAATAGCCGGCATGTTTGGCGGCTTCAGTAGCTCCTTTTACTCTGCATACCATAGCAAAATCCCTAAGACCCCAGGGTTTGAGAAGCGCTTGCAGTTGTATCAGCTCTTTCACTATCTGAACCACTGGAATCATTTTGGATCTGGGTACAGGGGATCCTCTCTAAACATAATGAGGAATCTTAGCAAATGAACTGGCTTCCCACCAGAGGGAAGAGTCTCCTATGGGTGTGCTGGGTCTTCTAATAAGATGACTCTACATCAAGATCAAGTCTTACCATCATAAGCATCACTGTGAACTGAGGGAAGTGCGTGGGGTCAGGTGACCTGATTCCAACAATTTGGTCAAGGAGCTCATGATTCTCCACAGTCCCCCTCCTCATGAATTCTTCCCATTTATTCCATAGCAGGACTTGCTTAAGAtcccttgtttctttctcttttttccctcccccctttttaacctattctctcatatattacatcctaactgcagtttcccctccctctctcctcagaaTCTCCTCTGCCACTCcccccagggacatcaaccaagcACAGTATAACAaactacaataagaccaggcacataacACCACagaatgaggcaacccagtaggagggaacGGGAGCGAGTCGCATAGTagcaaaagagtcagggacaccCTTCGTTCCCATTGTTAGGATTCCCACACgaacaccaagctactcagccATGACATATGCAGAGGACTTGGTCAGACTCCTACAGGCTCCTGATCACTGCAAGTCCCCACTCGAGTaccagtcagttgattctgtggactgTAAACTCTGTGAAGTATGGGTTCTCTGAGAGGAAAGGTTATGTAATTCTGTTGTGTACATAGTAAGACTGCCTGGCTAAATTAGGCCTCACTGGTGATATGAACAGACTTACTGAAGTTTAGGTATAGTGAGCCACACTCCACTGCCAAGGTAGAGAACTGTGAGTGACTATTGGTGTGCTGAAGGGTGTTCACCATCCCATCTCTTCCTTGTGCATTATTAACATTTCTGGGCTATTCACAGTGATGCTTTATGATGGTTAGACTTCTAGCCATTGAGTCATCTTGTGAGAAGATTTAAATAATGACCAATTCTAAAATCAATGACGTTCCATTTCCTTATGTAGCATTTCTGGACCCTGCTATAAGCTGAGAAGTCTGGAGGTTGGTTTGGGGACCAACCAAGCTACCAACCTTAAGGGTAACTTGGTCTCGATTTAGGAGCCTGGAAATACTCCTGTTATACAAGTTtgtgctccttccttccttcttttcttccttcctttcttccttccttccttccttcctaatttgttttttgtttttgttttttataagacagagtttctctgtttagttctagcTGTctacttgctttgtagaccaggctggcctcaaacttggatatccacctgcctctatctcctgagtgctgggattaaaggcatgcgccaccaccttCTGGTTTTATGCTATTTTCTTAAGTTGTCATTCCTTTGCAACATATGAACATTACATtaatatcttttctctttcaacATTGAAGAAGTGGGAAATTTCATGAATGACATTGATGTTGATAAATCTTTTTGTCTAAAAACTAGAATAAAATTGCAGTTGTTTCAATGATGCCTAAGACTAGTATATTTCCACATTTATGTACTGAACATTTATTTTAGCTGTTTTCCAGAAAACATCGTGTCTTACTTAgtctttcattgctgtgaagagacatgaccacaacaactcttgtAGGAGAACATTTatctgggactggcttacagcctcagaggtttagtccattgtcatcatggcaggaagcatggcagcatgcaggcagacgtggtgctggaggagctatgAGTTCTATATCTTGGTCCAAAGGCAGCAAAAGAAGACTGTGCCACCGGATGCTGCTTAAGCGTGTATAAGACCTCAAagtctgcctccacagtgacacactcctccaacaaggacacataaTAATTCCACTCCCTATGGGCTTATGGGGCCAATTGCATTCAAAACTTACACACATTGTAATGCTATATAGTGATAATAAATAGGTAGAAgtattgtctttctctctctctctctctctctNctctctctctgtgtgtgtctgtctctgtctctctgtttctctctcctccctctctctctctctctctctctctctctctctctctctctctctctgaaaggggattgtattagttacttttcttggtGTGATAAAACATCTGATCCAAGGCAATTTACAGAAAAAAGACTTGATTTAGGCTTACGGTTACAGAAAGTCAGGGTCCATAATGGAGGGAACCACGTGGCAGCGGGTGACAGACTTGCTCCAGCtggaagctgagagttcacatgtCAAACTGTAAGCACAAGGCCACAAGGCACAGAGCATGAACCTGGAATGGCCTGTAGCTTTCCTACCTCAGAGCCCAGCCCAGGActgacttcctccagcaaggccataacTCCTAAACCTACCCAAAAAGCACTACCAACTGgtgaccaaatattcaaacatctgAACTAAggggggcattttcattcaaaccagcatGGGATCTCCTGTGGCCTATGCTGGCCCTTGAATTCTTGGTCCTCCTCAGCCCTCTCTTTACCTCCTCTccagtttgatttctgtttttgtttatgaTATTGTCATTCACATCCATAAAATTGACCCCAATGCTATTTTCAGAGAGTATCCCAACCATCTTGCCTCTGAATTGTCAATGCCTCTTTATAGCCCTCCCTATCCACTGGTGTCCTGTTCTCACAGGTTCTTTCTGTGAGCCTCTCTGTAATTGTAATCCGCAGTGACCTGTGCCAAGGAAAGTCCAAGGGCAGGCTTTCCTTTTGAGATGACCCAGCAGTCTGTCCAGAATCTGGTGACACATTCCCCTGAAATGCATCCCTGGGACTTTTTAGACACCAGTTACACACGGTAGGTAAGAAACCACCAGAGAGAAGGCAGAACCTGCAAAGAACCCACATGCCTCAAACATCCTAACTCTTAAGTTGGCAAGCAATGGAGCCTTCTcagtctgaatgagaatggtctgaccaacctgagattccatctaTAGTCAGTTTGCCAGGTAATTACAGAGAAGTTTCTGAATGGACTGCTAATGCTTCATGTTAAGGTCCAGCGGTAGGAGGGGCCCCACATGGAGACGCCAGTCACATTTCCTATAGATGGCTGTTCTGCCCGTTCTTGGCAGTGACATTTCCATGCTGTCAAGTCTGTTTACTTAACATGGCCTTGAAGAATCAGCCAGTTGTGAGGGGAACAGAGAAGGCCTGAGTGTGCTTGTGTTTGACATGATCCTGCGAGATGGACTCCAAATCCATGAGGACGCGGAGAGATAACAAAGCTCTCCTCTGGTCTGAGTGTGAAGACAGTGCTGCCTGCAGAAAATGTCCACTGTAGCCCTTTCCTCACAGATAAGGCTGCCTGAAGGCTGCTCCCCACAGAGACTGCTCCTACTGAGATCAGTTAAGCCCGCCCTCTTGATTTAGCTGCATACCACAACCCTGCCTACTCGTTCAGCTGTAAATAATAAACACACTGATATTCTGGGATCTTGAAGTTTCTCCATCAGATACCcttcccagcttttctgtgtgtcCACGTATCtgttttttcttcattccctcactaCCCTAATTAGGTCAGTCCCTGGAGTCGTGTAAGACCCCACACAGAGGGAAGACATGGACACGGTGCTTGGCTTTAGAACCAGGTTAGAAAAGGTCGTTGGGGTGGAACCGTGGCTCTGGAGTCCGCCACTCTGGCCTCCATGATTGGGAATGATCAAGCCACATTAGGAGGCCATATTAATCAATGTTCCTTGCTTGATAGTGTCCGCTGAGCCCAGGTTCCAATCATTCCATGTAGCTGCCAGATACAGGAGTTATTCAAGAGCCTCCAGGGAACCTAGTCACAGTCTGAGCCAGGGACAGGTCACAAGGACCATGGGGATGACCAGAATTGACAGGCTTTGCCCCTCTGAGGTATGACGGAGCTCCTAAGATAGCCGTGTTAACTGCAACCCCATGCACATGTTATCTCTTCTCGTGCTTTGGGCGTCTTCTTAGTGTGAGGCTGGCCGATAAAGGAACAGCTGTAGAACTGTCAGCTGGCAGGCCATGAGAAAAAACATTGAGCAGCACGGTGCAGCCAGGTCTTCTTGACACATGCTGGGAAGAGTCTTGTCCTGCTAGGGCCTGAGACTAGGATTCATAGGATGGAGCCCAAAACCAGACTTGGTTTCACATGTTATGAGCTatgtctcagcactgggacccgGGTAAGTTAACTCCTCTATACTTTAGTTTCGTCATAGAGAAGGCAGGAGCTAATTATAGCATCCTCTCAAGATATTTGTGAATTTAGCTGACATTCACTTGTGCCCTGGCACATACTCAAAGCTCAGCAATGGATCATCTACCCCACTAATCTTCCTAGTCCCTTTATAGTCAGCTGGAGACATTACAGTGCAAGAGAGGGACCAGCAGCTCATGGTGGGGGCTGCGAGCTGAGGCAACCTCTCCTAAAACACTTAAGGGTTAGCACAGGCTGTCTCTTATGTCAGTCTGTGGATGTGttcttacatgtatgtgtgtgtgtgtctgtgtacccaTGAGTGTATATGTCTGCTTCTTTCCTATCATGGCTGTCTGAGATCCAGAGTTCCACCTACCCTGGGTGGAGTAGGCTGCTGCTATCACACCTCCCAGAGTAGCCTCTATCACTCAGCCCTGTGGCATTAAGAGGTGCCACTAGGGCCTAGCCAGGGCACCCCCAGGGCTAGGACTCCACCCTTATCTGGACAGTGAGGGCTTCTCCATGGGATATCTGAGTCTCTAGGCTATGCCTTGTGTTGCAAGGATAAAGAAGCCCTGACCCAAATCTTACTGCGCTCTTTCCTGATTCTCCCGGTTATGCAGAGAGCACAGTGCCCAGGTGGGCGCAGATGGTCTGGGACTTCACGTGCATTCTGTGAGGACACTCCCTTTCCATCTCGTGGCTTTACATAACACTCACCACCCGGTCTGGGGTCCTGTTTCTATAGGGTGTGTCCTTGGAGGAGAAATTCTGGAGTGAGCCTAGTAAGGATGGTGTCGAGAGCTTTTGCATCCCTACTTCTCCCACAGCAGCCCCGGGTGGAGATTGCCTTGGAGAGAGACATAGATAGTCCaattcctccctctcttccccctcccaccccagccctggtGCCCAAGAGCATGCAGGGATAGCGCGCACCCGAGCTAGCTAGGAGCCAGCCGGCCTGTGTCAGACGATGTTGTGACAGCGCtacgccccgcccccgccccgccctccgCGTGTTCCCTTCTGGTCCCCGAACCCCCCTCCTCTGCGTCACCTGACCGCATTCTGGTCCTCAACTCTCCATGGAGCAGCTGCTGCGCGCCCAGCTTCACACCACGACACTGCGGGCCTTTGGGAGCTCCGGAGGGGGCTGCATCAGCGAGGGTTATGCCTACTACACTGACAGTGGCCCCGTGTTTGTCAAGGTCAACCGCAGGACGCAGGTGCGCTGCCCCGTATACAAGGATAAAgtctgggaaggggaaagaggaatgcACGATTCTGAGAAGTGGTGGAGGAACTAGACTTGGTGCCCTTATGCTCTGCTGAGGGGTCAGCCAGCACCTGCAGGCAGGCTTCCTCTTGGGACCAGAGGGTCTATCTTTGCTgcatgattattttcttgcttttgctcCTACACAGGGGCTTTAAATTTTCTGTAATCACTAACCATGGGGGAGATTAGTCTTGGCTGTAAGCTGCTTCTGCCCATGTCTGGTCTCTGCTCTGACCTCAGCTCCTGCATTTTCCCAGCAGGTGAAGACAGACAGGATTCCCAGAGCTATGCTAGCACCATCACAGACTCTGTTGGTTTCTAGGACGTTTAAGATATCCCCGTTTAAGAATGTATGGAGCCAGGCATACATCTATACCCTATCACTCtggtacttaggaggctgaggcaggaggatggtgagttccatgtcagcctgggctacatgaggagaagctggctcaaaaacaaaaacaaagcaaaactaacaacaacaacaaaagaatgcaTGGAAAACTGTAAGACAACTGAAGACTGTTAGCTAGAGTCCCTGAGAGCAAGCTGTGCTGGCACAGCATGGTGCTCCCCCTTCTGTGGGGGGAGAACTCCAGAGGTTCTGGGCTCTGTGGGGAGTAGTTCTGGATAGTGGTTGTAGTATCTAGGATGCTGTGGGGAAGAAGAGAGTCCTAGAGTAGCCCTTCTCGGTCCCTCCTGGCCTCATTGGAGACGGTGGAGGTAGCGCCACCCTGCTTTCTGTGCGCTGTTGGCTGGGTTTGGAGGTTTACCCGGGACGCATGGCTGAAGTTTGCAAATGCCCTTCCACAACAGGCTGCTCAGCACATGCCTCCTGGTCCCAAGTGCAGGTTGGCGATTTGAGTATACCCGTCTGACTTTCCCCCTTGAAAGCGAATTAAAGGGGGAAGAATGATTTTCACATGTGATAATAAATGATTTGGcttcaagtttcatttttaatcaaCGATATcgaatttattttgtgtgtatgtatgtgtgtaaaagcTCTGGTTTGCACATCCATGACGTGCGTAGAAGTCAGTGGGTAActttttgggagttggttctgtccttccaccttaTTTTGTGGCAAggtttttcttgtttctgctgcCACACGGCCTGttctaggctagctggcctgaaAGACTCCAGCTGACTGTCTCCCGTCATGTGGTGGGacggctgggattacagatgcacaccacCACATTTGGAGCACACTACCACATCTGGATTTTGATGTGAGCTCTGGAAATCAAAGCTGGGTGATCAGGCTTGAATGACTTTACCCACAGtcatctacttttaatttttacaaatgtaTGATTCTATATGTAGAAGTATTCACAAACCCCATGAATAAGTGCATCGGGGCAGCTGAGGATATCATTCATTGTAAAGCATTTGCCTAGTGTGGACAGTCTCCTGGGTTCAGCCCCCAGcaccacaaataaataagtaaataaaatgcatgttttaAACCAAGGTATAGTGAACAATATGAAAGTTTGCCTAAAAATAAATGGGGTATTTCTAAGTCGCTTAGAAACAAGCCTCCACGTCCCAGCAAAGGCCGTGTGGACACGCTGGGGCTACTAGCTTCTCTTGTCCTTGCTCGAATGGAGCCAGGCCCTTCTGACCCCACCACCCTGCCTTCTCTGACACAAGTGTGATCCCACGTAGATTCTACCATGCCCAGGGCTGCCTGCCCCcacttggaggcaggaaggaaaacagTACCTTGGAGGACTCAGACCCAGCCTCAGACTTTGTTGGCTCACCCTTCACTTGTACCCATTcctcccatcctccacccccTTGCATCCCCTTGTGACCTGTGCATCTTCCACCCTAAGGCTTTGCTTGTGTGGGTCTCCCCTTAGACCCCTGGAATTCTGGCATCAGGCTTGTTCTTTCAGTTCCTTCTTACCCAAAGGGGTCTCTTTTGAACACTGGCCTCGAGAGATGGAGGTGATGCTGTTTTTCAGTAATtgaaggcccttggtcttctggCTTGTGTCAAGGGCCGTGAGTACTTTGGTCTGGCTAGCAAGGTCCCTATTAGGGTCCAGGTTTGCAGAGCTGACAGAGCTTATGGCATTTGGATGCAGGCCCGGCAGATGTTTGAGGGAGAGATGGCCAGCCTGGAGGCCCTCCGCAACACTGGCTTGGTGCGGGTTCCTAAGCCCATGAAGGTGATTGACctgccaggaggtggggctgtctTTGTGATGGAGCACTTGAAGATGAAGAGCCTTAGCAGgtgagtgcatttgtgtgtatggggagggagagagccatgtgcacatgcaaagaTAGGGAGACACTGACGTAAGTATAGAGAGACctgcacagaaagagagaaaggtgagCATGTACACagaaagaggcagggacagaaagagacacgaggcacagagaaacagacatagaaatagagaagacaaacaggtggagagagagacagagagggagaaggagagagaaatagagatgaagagagggagagagggagagaaatagagagggagggagggagggagggagagagggagggagagagagagagagagagagagagagagaagaacactaGTGAGCATTCTCTGTTGGGCTGCTTACATAACTCGATCCAGTTGccagagtttttttttaaggtctcACAATGCAGTCCtgactagcctggagctcactatgtataGCGTGctggcctctgctttccaagtgctgggattaagggcatgtgtcaagagttcctttttttaaagatgtaatgttattgcatatgtatatatgtatatatttactatatatgtacacacacacatatatatgtatgtatatgtatatgtttgcccacatgtatgtgcaccatgtgcatgtctggtgacCATAGGGGCTAGACAAGGGTGTTGGGTCTCCAGGAACTATAATTCCAGATGTTTTTGAGctgccacataggtgctgggagccTGGACCCCCTGCAGGCGCTCTTAacgatgagccatctcttcggtTCCAGTCCCTGGAGTCCGTCCTTTACTTTTTTGGTCTTCTCTTATTAGACCTGAGATCCTGAAAGTGAAGCTTCTATTAATTCTTCAACTTCCACAAGAATAACCAAGCCAACTTTATCTTTCTCTATTAAATCTTTCTAAAAatgcttatatatttattatatgtaaggacactgtagctgtcttcagacaccccagaagagagcatcagatctcattactgatggtcgggagccaccacatggttgctgggatttgaactcaggacctctagaagagcagtcattgctcttaaccactgagccatctctccagcctcctctatTAAAACGTTTAAAAaggattttatgtgtatgggtactttggctgtatgtatgtttgtgtactacATTTGTATACTAccctcagaaaccagaagagggggtTTGATCCCTTGTACCTGGATGTGGATCCTGGGACTTGGACCCagttcctctggaaaagtagccagtgctctgaactgctaagccaactctccagcccccagagtcCATTCCTAAGACAAAGATTATTGCtgtttttttgtatatttgttttggtttgggtatTTTAGTTGTGATGAGGCTGCATAAAGTAAGTGTATTTGAACAAGTCCCTTACTTTATGCCGTGTAGTATACTAATCCAGTTTAACCTTAAATAGGCTGATCAGTTACCTACCAACTTAATTTTTCCTCTGTTACAGTCATGCATGTTTAGTGTATAAACTATTGAAGGACAGACTCTGGTAAAGGAGGCATTGGAATTTTAGCAGCAGGGAGTTGCCACAGCTCATATCTCAGCCTGACTGTGGTCTCAGGGTCTCTCCTATCTATGTTCCTTGTTAAAGGTGAGAGCTGAGACTTTTTATTCACTGATTGAGGCTTTGTGCCACATGGTCAGTGGCTGCTGAGATGCTACAGAAATTACCACACAGCTCttacaatacattttttttttttaagaaagggctTATTATTGTACTGTTTAGAGAAGCTTTAGAGCATCTAAAACATCTCTCAAAGCAGAACATGCTGGGTGGTGTTActtgttggctacttgtttgctacTGTAGCTGCCGCCACCTTATTTCCTTAGTCAGGCATCAAAGCTCGGGGAACAGATGGCAGACCTGCACCTTTACAACCAGAAGCTCCAGGAGAAGTCCAAGGCCCGGCAGAACACAGTGGGTAAGTCTggttcctt
This sequence is a window from Mus pahari chromosome 14, PAHARI_EIJ_v1.1, whole genome shotgun sequence. Protein-coding genes within it:
- the Fn3krp gene encoding ketosamine-3-kinase, producing the protein METLLKQELGCSSVKATGHSGGGCISQGQSYDTDKGRVFVKVNSKAEARRMFEGEMASLTAILKTGTVKVPKPIKVVDAPGGGSMLVMEHLDMRYLSSQAAKLGTQLADLHLENKSLGERLLKEAGTVGKGGEQAERQYVDQFGFDVVTCCGYLPQVNDWQKDWVEFYARQRIQPQMDMVEKKSGDREALELWSALQLKIPDLFHDLEIVPALLHGDLWGGNVAEDSSGPIIFDPASFYGHSEYELAIAGMFGGFSSSFYSAYHSKIPKTPGFEKRLQLYQLFHYLNHWNHFGSGYRGSSLNIMRNLSK